One Deltaproteobacteria bacterium genomic region harbors:
- the gyrA gene encoding DNA gyrase subunit A, translating to MADQTPKPPEQGISRIDINREMQDAYLQYSMSVIVGRALPDVRDGLKPVHRRILFAMHELSNTHDKPYKKSARVVGDVIGKYHPHGDVAAYDTMVRMAQDFSLRFPLVDGQGNFGSIDGDSPAAARYTEVRMTELAEALLEDIEKETVPFGPNYDDSLQIPLILPSKFPNLLVNGSTGIAVGMATNVPPHNLGEVIDGVVHLIKNPGCSIDDLIERIPGPDFPSYGVISGREGIISAYKKGAGIISLQAVAEIVNVKDREEIIVTEIPYQVNKSKLIESIADLVRDKKLEGISDIRDESSREGMRIVILVKRGENASVVLNRLYKFTQMQTSFGIRMLALDSRNQPRTFDLKSMLEAFIEHRQNVVTKRCIFELKKAEARAHLLEGLKKALDMIDAVVATIRESKEVQIAKSNLMERFDFSDRQAQAILEMRLQRLTGLERQKIVDELLEIEKQIAWLKGVLSDVQKIYDIIVEELVEIKAKFSNPRRTQITGDATDLDDEDLIANEQMVVVMTDTGYIKRIPLDEYRVQKRGGKGLKGAETREEDFVTEIFVANTHTMLLVFTNKGKLFWLKVHKLPLGNRTSKGKAIANVLSLSNTEKVRAILPVDKFDEDRYVVMLTEKGIIKKTGLDAFSNPRPSGIIALTTDLDDNMIDAKLSNGKCDVFVATREGMSIRFDEGDVRAMGRSARGVKGVTLGKEDIVVGMEILDKASKATILMVTENGYGKRTPIDEYRIQSRGGVGIITQKTTDKVGAVVGTRMVLDTDELMITTDKGQTIRMNASDISVLGRNTQGVRLITLNSDEKVTGIATIGDTGEIDGDGTGGVPTNIPVKN from the coding sequence ATGGCAGATCAAACTCCAAAACCACCAGAGCAAGGTATTTCACGAATTGATATCAATCGCGAAATGCAGGACGCATATCTACAATACTCAATGAGCGTCATCGTCGGTCGTGCACTTCCCGATGTGCGCGACGGTTTGAAGCCCGTGCACCGGCGAATTTTATTTGCGATGCATGAGCTAAGTAACACGCACGATAAACCATACAAAAAGTCAGCGCGTGTTGTGGGTGACGTCATCGGTAAATATCATCCACACGGTGACGTTGCCGCTTACGACACAATGGTTCGAATGGCGCAAGATTTCTCGCTGCGCTTCCCGCTTGTCGACGGTCAGGGGAACTTCGGATCGATCGATGGCGATAGCCCAGCTGCTGCTCGATACACAGAAGTTCGAATGACTGAGCTTGCAGAAGCTTTGCTCGAGGATATCGAAAAAGAAACAGTTCCCTTCGGGCCGAACTACGACGATTCGCTGCAGATTCCGTTGATTCTTCCTTCCAAATTTCCAAATCTCCTCGTCAATGGTTCGACGGGTATTGCCGTTGGTATGGCGACCAACGTTCCGCCGCACAATCTTGGGGAAGTCATCGACGGAGTTGTTCACCTCATCAAAAATCCAGGTTGTTCAATCGATGACTTGATTGAACGAATTCCTGGACCTGATTTTCCATCCTACGGCGTGATCAGTGGGCGCGAAGGCATTATTTCGGCGTACAAAAAAGGTGCTGGAATTATTTCTCTTCAAGCGGTAGCCGAAATCGTCAATGTAAAAGATCGAGAAGAGATCATCGTCACGGAAATTCCATACCAAGTAAACAAGTCGAAGCTGATCGAATCGATCGCGGATCTTGTTCGAGATAAAAAGCTAGAGGGCATTTCAGATATTCGCGACGAGTCTTCACGCGAAGGTATGCGTATCGTCATTCTCGTAAAGCGTGGTGAAAACGCAAGTGTTGTGCTGAACCGTCTCTATAAGTTCACACAGATGCAGACAAGCTTTGGCATTCGGATGCTCGCGCTCGATTCAAGAAATCAGCCACGAACTTTCGATTTAAAGTCGATGCTCGAGGCGTTTATTGAACATCGCCAGAATGTCGTTACCAAACGCTGTATCTTCGAACTTAAAAAAGCAGAAGCACGGGCTCACCTTTTGGAAGGCTTGAAAAAAGCCCTCGACATGATCGATGCGGTCGTCGCGACTATTCGCGAATCAAAAGAAGTTCAAATCGCAAAATCGAACCTGATGGAACGATTTGATTTCAGTGATCGCCAAGCTCAGGCCATTTTGGAAATGCGACTTCAAAGACTGACTGGTCTTGAGCGACAGAAAATCGTCGATGAATTGCTTGAGATCGAAAAACAAATTGCGTGGCTAAAGGGTGTTCTTTCAGACGTGCAAAAGATCTACGACATCATTGTCGAAGAACTTGTCGAGATTAAAGCGAAGTTTTCGAATCCGCGCAGAACTCAAATCACAGGTGATGCGACTGATCTCGATGACGAGGACCTCATTGCGAACGAACAAATGGTCGTCGTGATGACTGATACTGGTTACATCAAGCGAATTCCTTTGGATGAATACCGAGTCCAAAAACGCGGCGGGAAAGGCCTCAAAGGCGCTGAAACGCGAGAAGAAGACTTCGTCACTGAGATCTTCGTTGCGAACACTCATACGATGCTTCTCGTGTTCACGAATAAAGGAAAATTGTTCTGGCTGAAGGTCCACAAGCTTCCACTTGGAAATCGAACATCAAAAGGTAAGGCGATAGCAAACGTCCTCAGCCTATCAAATACAGAAAAGGTTCGCGCTATTTTGCCAGTCGATAAGTTTGATGAAGATCGATACGTTGTGATGTTGACCGAAAAAGGCATCATCAAAAAGACAGGTCTCGACGCCTTTTCAAATCCGCGACCGTCCGGGATCATCGCATTGACCACGGATCTAGACGACAACATGATCGACGCAAAACTATCGAACGGAAAATGCGATGTTTTCGTTGCGACGAGAGAAGGCATGTCGATTCGCTTTGATGAAGGCGACGTTCGCGCGATGGGTCGTTCGGCTCGCGGTGTGAAGGGAGTAACTTTGGGCAAAGAGGACATCGTCGTCGGAATGGAAATCCTCGACAAGGCTTCTAAGGCGACTATCCTGATGGTCACTGAAAACGGCTACGGAAAACGTACTCCAATCGACGAGTACCGTATTCAGTCACGCGGTGGCGTAGGTATTATTACGCAAAAAACGACGGACAAAGTCGGAGCAGTTGTCGGTACACGAATGGTTCTTGATACGGATGAATTAATGATCACGACCGACAAAGGTCAGACAATCAGAATGAATGCGTCTGACATTTCAGTCCTCGGTCGAAACACTCAAGGTGTCCGCTTGATCACTTTGAACAGTGATGAAAAGGTAACGGGAATCGCGACAATCGGCGACACCGGCGAAATCGATGGCGACGGAACTGGCGGCGTGCCGACTAATATTCCGGTGAAAAACTAG
- the gyrB gene encoding DNA topoisomerase (ATP-hydrolyzing) subunit B: MTDNEVTAAAGSNNVNTAYGADQIQVLEGLEAVRKRPGMYIGDTGVRGFHHLVYEITDNSVDEHLAGHCKRIIVTIHADESITVEDDGRGIPVAQHKNGKSALEVVMTVLHAGGKFDGSSYKVSGGLHGVGASVVNALSSRCSVEVKRDGVVYSQVYERGKPQGELQKIGAADHTGTKTTFRADTTIFKPDEATGALTYNFNTLATRFRELAFLNAGLYICLNDERNGKKQEFQYTEGLQAFISFLNESKKALHPEVIHFRAQKDNVEVEVALQWNDSYTESIYSYCNNIHTIEGGTHLIGFRGALTRTANAYAQEKNLLKDLKETLEGDDIREGLAAVVSVKVREPQFEGQTKTKLGNTEVKGIVESLCNDKLGDWFDRNPNIAKMIIGKCVESARARIAARKARELTRRKTALEGNSLPGKMADCQERDPALCEIYLVEGDSAGGSAKQARDRRTQAVLPLKGKILNVEKARFDKMISNEEIRMLVAALGTGIGKENVSVDKIRYHKVVIMTDADVDGSHIRTLLLTFFYRQMPEVLERGYVYIAQPPLYRVKKGNSERYLKDERALTEFLVDSSILNLEIHGLKDGTKEAELKEFVLSIQRYEGLLKALSSRYDRDLMQFLVDRGENLDKLLSSKANVEKLVGEFKQWIQDHPKSGLLSVELKFEDLADGKFTALIKTVRYGNKLETKLKPETSRSSEWIEVNSIWKKLSTFLSLPIKMSPEKNASEKQALIFETYAAWLEHALEISKKGMYIQRYKGLGEMNPEQLWDTTLNPENRTLLKIEIHDAIAADETFSVLMGEQVEPRRKFIEDNALSVRELDV; the protein is encoded by the coding sequence GTGACCGATAACGAAGTAACCGCTGCTGCGGGTTCAAATAACGTCAACACGGCCTATGGCGCCGACCAAATTCAGGTACTCGAAGGCCTTGAAGCCGTTCGCAAAAGACCTGGAATGTACATTGGGGATACCGGTGTTCGTGGGTTTCACCATTTGGTCTACGAGATCACGGATAACTCGGTTGATGAACATTTGGCGGGACACTGTAAGCGTATCATTGTGACAATCCACGCGGATGAATCCATCACAGTCGAAGATGACGGTCGCGGTATCCCAGTTGCTCAACACAAAAATGGCAAGTCAGCACTTGAAGTCGTCATGACGGTTCTTCACGCTGGCGGAAAATTTGATGGCAGTTCTTATAAAGTTTCCGGCGGTCTACACGGGGTCGGCGCGTCGGTCGTAAACGCATTGTCGTCACGTTGTTCGGTTGAAGTAAAACGCGACGGTGTTGTTTACAGCCAAGTCTATGAACGTGGAAAGCCACAGGGCGAATTACAAAAGATTGGCGCCGCTGATCACACCGGAACTAAAACAACATTCAGAGCCGACACGACAATTTTCAAACCAGACGAAGCGACGGGCGCTCTCACTTATAATTTCAATACGCTTGCTACGCGCTTTCGCGAACTTGCGTTCCTGAATGCGGGCCTTTACATCTGCTTGAATGATGAACGAAATGGTAAGAAACAGGAATTTCAATACACGGAAGGCCTACAAGCATTTATTTCGTTTTTGAATGAATCGAAAAAAGCACTGCACCCTGAGGTCATTCACTTCCGAGCACAAAAAGATAATGTCGAAGTCGAGGTCGCGTTACAGTGGAACGATTCGTATACCGAATCGATTTATTCATACTGCAACAACATCCACACGATCGAAGGTGGAACCCACTTGATTGGATTTCGCGGGGCATTGACAAGAACTGCTAACGCCTACGCTCAAGAAAAAAATCTTTTGAAAGATTTAAAAGAAACTTTAGAAGGTGACGATATTCGCGAAGGCCTCGCAGCCGTTGTTTCCGTCAAAGTTCGCGAACCTCAGTTCGAAGGCCAGACAAAAACCAAACTTGGAAACACCGAGGTCAAAGGGATCGTCGAATCACTTTGCAATGACAAGCTTGGCGATTGGTTTGATCGCAATCCGAACATCGCAAAGATGATTATCGGGAAATGTGTTGAAAGTGCAAGAGCGAGAATCGCCGCAAGAAAAGCACGTGAACTAACACGTCGAAAAACAGCCCTTGAAGGGAACTCGCTTCCTGGAAAGATGGCGGACTGCCAAGAGCGAGATCCAGCACTTTGCGAAATTTATCTCGTCGAAGGAGATTCGGCAGGTGGTTCTGCCAAGCAAGCGCGCGATCGCCGCACGCAAGCCGTTTTGCCGTTAAAAGGTAAAATCTTAAACGTCGAGAAAGCTCGCTTTGATAAAATGATTTCGAACGAGGAAATTCGAATGCTGGTTGCCGCACTCGGTACTGGTATTGGAAAAGAAAACGTTTCGGTTGATAAAATCAGGTATCACAAAGTTGTGATCATGACCGATGCGGACGTCGACGGATCGCACATTAGGACACTTCTTTTGACATTCTTCTATAGGCAAATGCCGGAAGTGCTCGAGCGTGGCTATGTCTATATCGCTCAGCCACCTTTGTACCGAGTCAAAAAAGGCAACAGTGAACGGTACTTGAAAGACGAACGCGCTTTGACCGAATTCTTGGTCGACTCATCGATCTTGAATCTTGAAATTCATGGACTGAAGGATGGAACAAAAGAGGCCGAGCTGAAAGAATTTGTTCTAAGCATTCAGCGCTACGAAGGATTATTGAAGGCTCTTTCGTCACGATACGACAGAGATCTGATGCAGTTTCTAGTTGATCGCGGAGAAAATCTCGACAAGTTGTTGAGCTCAAAAGCTAATGTTGAAAAACTTGTCGGCGAATTCAAGCAATGGATTCAAGACCATCCAAAGTCGGGCCTTTTATCTGTAGAGCTAAAATTTGAGGATCTTGCAGACGGGAAGTTTACCGCTCTGATTAAGACGGTCCGTTATGGAAATAAACTTGAAACAAAGTTGAAACCCGAAACTTCTCGGTCTTCAGAGTGGATCGAAGTTAACTCTATTTGGAAAAAGCTTTCGACTTTCTTAAGTCTGCCAATAAAAATGAGCCCCGAAAAGAACGCGAGCGAAAAGCAGGCGTTGATTTTTGAGACCTATGCAGCCTGGCTTGAACATGCTTTGGAAATTTCCAAAAAAGGTATGTACATCCAGCGATACAAGGGTCTGGGAGAAATGAATCCCGAGCAGCTTTGGGATACAACTTTGAATCCCGAGAACCGAACTCTCTTAAAAATTGAAATCCACGATGCGATCGCTGCAGATGAAACCTTCTCGGTTTTAATGGGCGAACAAGTCGAACCGCGCCGCAAGTTCATTGAAGACAATGCTCTCAGCGTGCGTGAGCTGGACGTATAG
- a CDS encoding tetratricopeptide repeat protein: protein MKRARQLLAEKKPAEAAALFERVAARVGDKPEAAVASFEAAKIFQYDLKRFDSAIRNYRSVVARSSDSSIRREAQLKIAGLLFYDVQDFKGAVVEYSKLMELQHSSTEEIEWRSRIAKAYYYLGNYFQSSVEADRLLKIATGVDEEAVYQTYLLKANIHVGAREHDQAGLVLTSMIAQFPDRSKRDSIALMLAVAYEEQRNFTKAIEVLEKVREYDPRRSFFDEKIRSLKDRQAQQPGARGFRK from the coding sequence ATGAAGCGCGCTCGCCAGCTGTTGGCGGAAAAAAAACCAGCTGAAGCAGCGGCGCTGTTCGAACGTGTGGCTGCCCGCGTGGGGGATAAACCCGAGGCAGCTGTCGCCTCATTTGAAGCAGCCAAGATCTTTCAGTACGACCTAAAGCGATTCGATTCCGCGATAAGAAATTACCGCTCGGTCGTCGCCCGCTCTTCAGATTCGTCCATTCGGCGCGAGGCTCAGTTAAAAATTGCCGGCCTTCTGTTTTACGACGTGCAAGATTTTAAGGGGGCAGTCGTTGAATATTCGAAGCTAATGGAACTTCAACACAGTTCAACTGAAGAAATTGAGTGGAGAAGCAGAATTGCAAAAGCTTACTACTACCTCGGAAACTACTTTCAATCGTCCGTGGAGGCAGATCGGCTGTTAAAAATCGCAACTGGTGTCGACGAAGAGGCCGTTTATCAAACCTATCTTTTGAAAGCCAATATCCACGTCGGAGCCAGAGAGCACGATCAGGCGGGTCTAGTACTTACATCTATGATTGCGCAGTTTCCTGACCGTTCGAAACGCGACTCGATCGCTTTGATGTTGGCTGTTGCCTACGAAGAGCAGCGAAACTTCACGAAGGCTATCGAGGTTCTAGAGAAAGTCAGAGAATACGATCCGCGGCGCTCATTTTTTGATGAAAAAATTAGATCGTTAAAAGACCGGCAGGCGCAACAGCCTGGGGCGAGGGGCTTCCGAAAATGA